A genomic window from Lotus japonicus ecotype B-129 chromosome 1, LjGifu_v1.2 includes:
- the LOC130738678 gene encoding cyclin-A1-4-like, producing MFTRTRRFPPPPSSSSSSSEKRSSTVSEKVTKKVDAVKSQFTKKQKRPALTDVSNSRNPSTLAARTFGCVPPKPLVPCMSKTAKTKKDSIVTSQKKVISGNTRQASLSSKSTVLAFSKDACSTGTKQPKTGVKAFVAPSTGDVVYPNFDSGISAPGLVGSSQSKCLSNSVSLDESMSTSDSLMSLEFEYADNGDVVSTKSIENRACGILSISDSSKIAGRIHGSDAIMKREANEVVDIDYNINDPQFCASFAHEIYENLRVTEETRRPSMDFMEKIQKELNATMRAILIDWLVEVTEEYRLLPDTLFLAVNYIDRYLSGKAIIQQRLQLLGVACMMIAAKYEEICAPKAEDFCYVTDNTYSKEQILEMESSVLYFLKFEMTAPTARCFLRRFIRVAQQTCEVPLMRLEYLADYLAELSLLEYGMLKYKPSVIAASATFLAKYILLPRKKPWNSMLRHYTGYQASELRECVKQLHWLFCNGCLNLTAIRTKYSQHKFKFVAKKYCPPSIPVEIFHN from the exons ATGTTCACCCGAACGCGGCGTttccctcctcctccttcttcttcttcttcttcatctgagAAGCGTTCCTCCACCGTTTCGGAAAAGGTGACCAAGAAGGTCGATGCTGTGAAGAGTCAATTCACGAAGAAGCAGAAGCGCCCCGCTCTAACTGATGTCAGCAATAGTAGAAATCCATCCACTCTTGCTGCGAGGACATTTGGTTGTGTTCCGCCCAAGCCTCTG GTTCCATGCATGTCCAAAACTGCCAAGACAAAAAAGGATTCCATTGTTACTTCGCAGAAAAAAGTTATTTCTGGGAACACTAGGCAAGCCTCACTGAGTTCAAAATCAACTGTATTGGCGTTTTCCAAAGATGCATGTTCAACTGGAACTAAGCAACCTAAGACTGGAGTTAAAGCCTTCGTTGCTCCAAGCACTGGTGATGTGGTTTATCCTAATTTTGATAGTGGGATCTCTGCTCCGGGGCTGGTGGGTAGTTCTCAAAGTAAATGCTTAAGCAATTCAGTTTCACTGGATGAGAGCATGTCAACAAGTGATTCTTTGATGAGTTTGGAATTTGAATATGCTGACAATGGTGATGTTGTATCGACCAAATCAATTGAGAATAGGGCATGTGGAATTCTCAGTATTTCAGACTCTTCGAAAATAGCAG GGAGAATACATGGCAGTGATGCCATCATGAAGAGAGAAGCAAATGAAGTTGTGGATATTGACTACAATATCAATGATCCACAATTCTGTGCATCCTTTGCCCATGAAATCTATGAAAATTTGCGTGTAACTGAG GAAACCAGAAGGCCGTCTATGGACTTTATGGAGAAGATACAGAAAGAACTCAATGCTACCATGCGGGCAATACTTATTGATTGGCTTGTGGAG GTTACTGAAGAGTATAGGCTTCTACCTGATACACTATTTTTGGCAGTTAACTACATTGATCGATATCTTTCGGGCAAGGCAATAATTCAGCAGCGATTACAACTACTTGGTGTTGCCTGCATGATGATTGCTGC CAAATACGAGGAGATTTGTGCCCCTAAGGCGGAAGATTTCTGTTACGTGACTGATAATACATACTCTAAGGAGCAG ATATTGGAAATGGAATCTTCTGTTCTGTATTTCTTGAAATTTGAAATGACAGCTCCTACAGCTAGATGTTTTTTGAG GCGATTCATTAGAGTTGCCCAACAAACCTGTGAG GTTCCACTGATGCGGTTGGAGTATTTGGCAGACTATCTCGCAGAGTTATCTCTTCTAGAGTATGGCATGCTAAAGTACAAACCATCAGTAATAGCTGCATCAGCCACTTTCTTGGCTAAATACATACTTCTTCCTAGGAAGAAACCTTGG AATTCTATGCTGAGGCATTACACAGGTTACCAAGCATCAGAATTGCGTGAATGTGTCAAGCAATTGCATTGGTTGTTCTGCAATGGCTGTCTTAACTTAACTGCCATCAGGACAAAATACAGTCAACATAAG TTCAAGTTTGTAGCAAAGAAGTATTGCCCTCCATCAATACCTGTAGAAATATTTCACAACTAA
- the LOC130738684 gene encoding cyclin-A1-4-like — protein sequence MSSNNHRRSSFSSSTASSLAKRHASDNNNNNNNNYVVGAAAVKAPAAASHSAKKRPPLSNLTNHIASRNSSSQSLVPCVSKFAKTKKEAPPKVAPALPNVKSAAAAVVFPKVATATASFTERNEDDAAAAASGARVSVPVSTSMDVSPCKSDGCSVSMDESMSSCDSFKSPAEIEYVDNSDVSAVDSIERKTFSILNISDAKEQAGNICSRDILVEELEKGEKIVNIDNDHMDPQLCASFACDIYKHLRASEAKKRPSTDFMEKVQKDINTSMRAILIDWLVEVAEEYRLVPDTLYLTVNYIDRYLSGNAMSRQKLQLLGVASMMIASKYEEICAPQVEEFCYITDNTYFKEEVLQMESEVLNFLKFEMTAPTIKCFLRRFVRAAQGVEEVPSLQLESLTNYIAELSLMEYSMLCYAPSLVAASAIFLAKFILFPSIKPWSSTLQHYTLYQPSDLCVCVKELHRLFCNSPNSNLPAIKEKYSQHKYKYVAKKYCPPSIPSEFFQN from the exons ATGTCGTCGAACAATCATCGCCGTTCATCGTTCTCTTCCTCCACCGCATCGTCGTTAGCCAAACGCCATGCAtcagacaacaacaacaacaataacaataactaCGTCGTTGGTGCGGCGGCGGTTAAGGCTCCGGCCGCCGCTTCTCACTCCGCCAAGAAGCGTCCCCCTCTCTCCAACCTCACCAATCACATCGCTTCTCGCAACTCATCGTCACAGTCATTG GTACCATGCGTGAGTAAATTTGCGAAAACCAAGAAAGAGGCACCTCCTAAAGTAGCACCTGCTTTGCCGAATGTGAAATCTGCTGCTGCTGCGGTTGTTTTTCCTAAGGTTGCTACTGCTACTGCTTCGTTCACTGAAAGGAACGAAGAtgatgctgctgctgctgcttcaGGGGCTAGAGTTTCTGTTCCTGTTTCGACCAGCATGGATGTTTCCCCTTGTAAATCTGATGGGTGTTCGGTTTCTATGGATGAGTCCATGTCTTCTTGTGATTCTTTCAAGAGTCCTGCTGAGATTGAATATGTGGACAATAGTGATGTTTCAGCTGTGGATTCTATTGAGAGGAAGACATTCAGCATTTTGAACATCTCTGATGCTAAAGAGCAAGCAG GAAACATCTGTAGTAGGGACATTCTTGTTGAGGAATTGGAAAAGGGGGAGAAAATTGTTAATATTGATAATGATCACATGGATCCCCAGCTCTGTGCTTCCTTTGCTTGTGATATCTACAAGCACCTGCGTGCATCTGAG GCAAAGAAAAGACCTTCCACAGATTTCATGGAGAAAGTTCAGAAGGATATAAATACCAGCATGCGTGCTATATTGATCGACTGGCTTGTGGAG GTGGCTGAAGAGTATAGACTAGTACCTGATACATTGTATTTGACAGTAAACTACATAGATCGGTATCTCTCAGGGAATGCAATGAGCAGGCAAAAGTTACAATTACTTGGGGTTGCCTCCATGATGATTGCCTC GAAATATGAGGAGATTTGTGCACCTCAGGTGGAGGAATTTTGTTACATAACTGACAACACATACTTCAAAGAGGAG GTCTTACAGATGGAATCTGAAGTCTTGAATTTTCTGAAGTTCGAAATGACAGCCCCAACAATCAAATGTTTCTTAAG ACGATTTGTACGTGCAGCTCAAGGAGTTGAAGAG GTCCCTTCCCTGCAACTTGAGAGTTTGACAAACTACATTGCCGAATTGTCTCTCATGGAGTACAGCATGCTTTGTTATGCACCATCACTTGTAGCTGCTTCTGCAATTTTCCTGGCCAAATTTATACTATTCCCTTCAATAAAACCATGG AGTTCAACATTGCAGCATTACACACTCTACCAGCCTTCTGATTTGTGTGTTTGTGTAAAAGAACTCCATCGCCTTTTTTGCAACAGCCCTAATTCTAATTTGCCCGCAATTAAGGAGAAATACAGTCAACACAAG TACAAATATGTGGCCAAGAAGTACTGCCCTCCTTCAATACCTTCAGAATTTTTCCAGAATTGA